The DNA window CCTCTTCTTCTCCTTGGAGGAGCTGCAGAACATCTTCCCCAGCCTGGATGAGCTCATCGAGGTGCATTGTGAGTACAGAGCCAGGGTCCCTCTGTGTACCCCACTGCCCCATGGGCAGCTCTGTTCTAGCCCTGGGTTCAACCTGCTCGGGAACCCCAGCGTTCacatggggtgggggcagataCGCCATCTGGTCCCGAGGATCAGACACAGACACACCTGCAGCCCTACCCCCACCACACCGCAGCAGGCCCCACACAGCATCTTCCAGGCCCTGGTGGAGCACCCCTTTCCTCCTACCCCCACAGCCCTGTTCCTCGATCGCCTGATGAAGCGGAGGCAAGAGAGTGGCTACCTCATCGAGGAGATCGGGGATGTGCTGCTGGCCCGGGTGAGATGCCCAGCCCTCCCACTCCTCCCAGCTAGACACCTGGAATCCAGGCCCAGGGCGGGTCCTgagcccaccctactccagtccCAGGGTCTGGGCTTCCAGCCTGTCGTACTTTAGTCCCTGTTCTTGCCCATCCCCACTGAGACACCTGCCTGGCCTGAATCTCACTGTAGTTTGATGGTGCTGAGGGCTCCTGGTTCCAGAAAATCTCCTCCCGCTTCTGCAGCCGCCAGTCGTTTGCCTTAGAGCAGCTCAAAGCCAAGCAACGCAAGGACCCTCGGTTCTGTGCCTTCGTGCAGGTGAGGTGGGGTCTGGACTCCAGCTTCCCAGGGAGGAGGGGCCTGGAGACCCAGACTCCTAGGTGCCTGCGCCCTGGGGTGAGCCCAAAGCCTGGGCCATCGCAACACCAGCACGTTTCCCGCAGGAAGCTGAGAGCCGCCCGCGGTGCCGCCGCCTGCAGCTGAAGGACATGATCCCTACGGAGATGCAGCGGCTGACCAAGTACCCCCTGCTCCTGCAGAGCATCGGGCAGAACACAGGTACTGCAGGCccagctctctgggcctcagctctcctctttttctttttacatttttttcctcactcaTTTTCATCAGTGAtaccatcacagttcactgcagcctcaacctcccaggatctagccatcctcccacgtcagctccccgagtagctgggaccccaggggcacaccaccatgcccagctaatttttttagttttttttagagacgaggtctcgccatattgcccaggctggctttgaactcctggtctcaagcgatcctcccacctcagcctcccaaagtgcttggattacaggcatgagccaccatgcccggccagctgTCCTTTGTCTAACCTTGGCTGCCCAATCTGGAGCCTCCAGGGCAGGGGTTCACCAGAGCTGCTCTCTCCCTTGCCTGCAGAAGAGCCCACGGAACGGGAGAAAGTGGAGCTGGCAGCCGAGTGCTGCCGGGAAATTCTACACCATGTCAACCAAGCCGTGCGTGACATGGAGGACCTGCTGGTGAGCCTGGGCTGGCGCCATACCCGGGACAGTGGGTGGTGTGAGAGCAGGGGGCGGACCCTACCTCAGCCTATCCAGAAGTCACACCCCACCCCTTGGCTTGTCTCCCTCAAGGGTCAGTGTGTGTCCAGGGGTTGGCTTGGCCCTCAGCACCTCCCTCTCAGGGTCATTGGAGGTCAGACCCAACCCTCAGCTTGCCCCCATCAGAAGTTGGTCTTGGCTCTCATCTTGCCAATGTGGGTCACTGCAGGTCAGCCCCAGCACTTAGCTTGTCCCATAACGCTCCCGTCTCTGCCCCAGAGGCTCAAGGACTATCAGCGGCGCCTGGACTTGTCCCACCTTCGGCAGAGCAGCGACCCCATGCTGAGCGAGTTCAAGGTGTGACCgtaccctcctgcctcccccgACCCCCTACTCCTTGGCCCAGGGGATTCTGTGATACAGcccccagcctgccctgcccATCCCATGATACACCCAGGAAGCGAGAGCTCTGGCCCCCACCTCATGCCAATCCCATGATCCCCAGCCTGTGGTCATCCCGGTCACTGccctgcccttcccctccccaccaaccccAATCACCCCCTGCCAACCTGCACGAACCATCACCCCCTCCTGCCCCAGAACCTGGACATCACCAAGAAGAAATTGGTCCACGAGGGCCCACTGACGTGGCGGGTGACTAAGGACAAGGCTGTGGGTGAGTGCCAGCGCAGCTGCCTAGTGCAGGGTGTGGGGGCAGTGAGCcaggggcggggagggggttGCATGGGGGCACGCCGTGTGAGCACCGCTCACCCCGTAGAGGTGCATGTGCTGCTGCTGGAcgacctgctgctgctgctccagcGCCAGGACGAGCGGCTGCTGCTCAAGTCCCATAGCCGGACACTGACGCCCACGCCCGACGGCAAGACCATGCTGCGGCCCGTGCTGCGGCTCACCTCCGCCATGACCCGCGAGGTGGCCACCGGTGAGCGTAGCCACTGCATGGCACCGGCCAGAGGGTGTCTCTTTTGGGCAGAGCTGCCTGTGGAGTGGGGAGCAGAACCCTCTAGAGAGCCAGGGAGCCAGCATTCTAGCAAAGAGGTTGAGAAgtgggtggaggtgggcagggcggggccaggctcagtgggtTTATAAGTGAGGTAGGAACTGCTGCAGGCGTTTGCACAGAGGCGTGTCTTGTGTAAACAACGAGAAGAAAGGCCAGGAGCCCAGTTAGGAGGGATTTGTAAACACACTGCTAGGAAGTTTCACCAGGGCCACAAACACTGGAAGCGGCTGAAGGGTGGGAGTGGCTGGAGGGGTTTTGTTAGGTAAGCCAGGGTACTTGCCCGATTCCATAAGGAGGTGTGAGAGGTGGGGCTCGGGAGGACACATCGGGCCCTGGATATTAGCAGACAGTGGGTGGCAAGTTGAGCCATGGGAGCCCTGAGAGCGCCACCACTGTGGGTGACTTCTCCAGCTTGTGCTCAGGGAGAGGCAGGCACTGGGGGGACCTGGGCTCTGAGCCCCATCTCCCCCTCTCCCTGCAGATCACAAAGCCTTCTACGTCCTTTTTACCTGGGACCAGGAGGCCCAGATATACGAGCTGGTGGCACAGACTGTGTCGGAGCGGAAAAAGTGAGGGGGGGGTCTGAGTTCTGAGTGTGGGTTGAGGACACCCAGGTCTCTGGGTTCCCGGGGACAGGAGGGCTGTGGGGAGGCCCCGGCATAGGGTCTGGGGGCTCTGACTGCCCGGGGGTTTGGCCTTTCTCCCCAGCTGGTGTGCCCTCATCACTGAGACTGCCGGATCCCTGAAagtccctgcccctgcctctcgCCCTAAGCCCCGGCCCAGCCCGAGCAGGTGAGGGGGGGCCATGGAGAGAGCTGGAGGTTCAGGGAGTGGGGCCGGAAGGCGGGGCAGGCTTCCCTCTACAACTCCAGAACCGGCTCTGTGTGAGCATGCACATGTgtgaatgcatgtgtgtgcatacatgtgtgtcTACGCAAGTATGTGACTGCGTGCatgtatagtgtgtgtatatgcatgcatgtgtgtgtgtgcgtgtgtgcgtatatggtgtgtgtatgcatgtgtgtgcatgtgtgacagcgtgtgcatgcatgtgtgtgtgtgtgcgcgtgtgccgACCCCACCACTGCCCCGTCTGTCTCCTGTCTCCAGGCCTCTGTGTCTTCCATTGTCTGggcctctctgtctccctgtctcccgGCCTCgacctctgtctctgtctccggacctccctgcctccccacctccaGTTCTCTGTCTCCCTGCCCCTGCGGCCCCCCAGGGCCAGGGGTGTGGGGTCACCCAGCACTTCCTCCCCTCAGCACCCGAGAACCCCTCCTCAGCAGCTCTGAGAATGGCAATGGTGGCCGAGAGACGTCTCCGGCTGATGGTGAGACCAGAGGGATGCTGGGTGAGGGGCCGGGTTGGGGCTGCCGGGTGAAGAGAGGCATCCACAGGAGGCCCGGCAGGATGTGAGCTCCCTCCCTGTTCCCCCACCCAGCCCGGACCGAGAGAATCCTCAGTGACCTCCTGCCCTTCTGCAGACCAGGCCCCGAGGGCCAGCTCGCTGCCACGGCCCTTCGGAAAGgtagcccagccctgcccctccaggGTGGCCACCAGCCCAAACAGTGCCTCTGTTCCAACTAGAACAAGGCTCTCCCCGTCAAAAATTTCCTTACGCCCAGCTGCCAGAAAACAAATGCTCCAAACCCACCCGGCTTGCACCACTGTCCTGGGTGCCCACGTCCCTCTTCTGCAGCCACCATCCCTTCCTTGACTCTATATTCAGCCTCTTCCTGAACACATCTCTGTCTTCAGTACCTTCCTGCCCTGTCCCAACCCTAAACCCAGCCTCACTTCTTCACCTCCCTTTGGATGCCCAAACCCCATCTGCTCAGCCTTGCCTGGCACCCACTCTCACCTCCAGCCCCTACACATCCCCTTCGGAATCCCCCATCCCAGATCCCAGCCCAGCCCCCTGGTCTCCTGACTCCGCCCCCCTTGCCCCTGGCCAGTGCTGTCCCTGAAGCAGCTTCTGTTTCCGGCGGAGGAAGACAGTGGGGCGGGGCCTCCTCGAGATGGGGATGGGGTCCCAGGGGGCGGCCCCCTGAGCCCAGCACGGACCCAGGAAATCCAGGAGAACCTGCTCAGCTTGGAGGAGACCATGAAGCAGCTGGAGGTGGGGCGGGGCGGGCCAGGGGTGCCCTGAGTGGGCCGGGGAAGGAAGGGGCCCCCCTCATCCatgacccccaccccaccaggagTTGGAGGAGGAATTTTGCCGCCTGAGacccctcctgtctcagcttggGGGGaactctgtcccccagcctggctgcactTGAGGTTCCCACCCAGGAAGGTGAGTGGGGGACCTGGGGGCCAGGGCGCTGTCCTGAAAGGAGGGTCCCCCTCCAGAGCTCGCATCCCTACAGCCCCTTCTGTCCatctccctctttgtcttttctgaatcTCCCTACTCCACCTGTGTTTctcatctctgtgtctctgtttctgataatctgtttctctgtctctgtgcccacctgcctctctccaccttcccttctctctctactCTACCTGTcttgtctctgtgtctgtctctccctgtctctccctccatctctccctgtctcccctcTTCTCCTACATCCCCCAGGCCTTTTGCAAGAAGGAGAGGAATGGGGGAGAGGACGTGAGGGACCACCCCCACCCACACAGCTGCCGCAGCATCTCACACCCCGagggcctgaggagagggagctgTGGGCCACACCTGGAAGGGGCCCAGCTGGGGTTACTGGCCCCGCATGAGCCTCGGccatctctccctcctgccctctgctTGGGGGACTCAGGGCTTCATTCCGGAGGGAACCACGGTGACCCGGGCCATCTCAGTATTGCCTGTGGGGgccacccctccaccccccacccccaagtgcCTTCGCTCTGTTTTTATACCCTGAATTggaggtttattttttaatatatattatctaagaAGAGATCTGTGTGTGATGGCGGGGTGGGGCCTGGCGTGGCGTCTGGAACTCTCTGTGACTGTCTGGCGTTGACTTCCTGGGTCTGTGCCTCCGCACCTCCCTCCAGttgttcattcattcgttcattcattcatttctttgtttgaaCCGTTACTCCCCAGGCACTCTGCACACACACTGGGTATGAGGCGTCTCCCTGACACCACCCTCCAGCTCCCACCCCCGATCCGCCATGCTCAGCACTGGGCACCCCGAGTCTCACtctctgttcttttatttctgtagtaAAACTCTCTGGAGGTGACTGTCGGGATCATGGGgagctggtggggagggggcccctcctgggtgggggctgggggcggggttATTGCTCTGAGCTCCCTGTCCCCAGGGGGGCCTATGTGGGGGGTGTCAGGACTGGGGCCAGCACAGGGGGTTTGGAGACACGGCCACACAAACACTCGGGGCATAGCACAGGGGTGGGCGGGCGGGGAAGGCTGGGCGCCATATTGCACTTTGGGAGTGGGGCCAGGCGGGGACCCCCCTCAAACTGgagcctggggaggaggctggaggccATCACATTCCCTTTGTCCTCTGTGGAGGGGGAAGTGAGACCCCCCActctggggctggggaaggagactGGGGCAGCAACGTGCCCAGACCCGGGAGGTGCTGAGGGCTGGTCCTGGGCCTTGGGCCAGGCATCAAGGGCAGACGGGCAGCCGCCCTGGTCCCTGCCTCAGCAGAATCTATTGCCCCCTGCCGGCTCAGCTGCCGGCCCCCCCTTTGCCCGCCTTTGCCTTGGGGGGCGCCGGGAGACCCTCATCGCCCTCGCTGTCAGAGCTGCAGCCGCTGACGTCGGTGATCTCCAGCTCCGAGTCGCTGTCCTCCTTCCCACCAAGGGCAGCCTCTGGACCCCCAGTCCCCGGCAGCGCCAGGCGAGGGGCCGCTGCCAGGCCCGAGGGGCGCTCGGGGCCCAGGCCCTCCCCTGTCGAGGCCAGCAGGGGCACGGCTGTGGGgcctccccctgcccctgccgAGGGCAGGTGGCCCAGGGAACTGGCCAGAGGGTTGGGGTAGAAGTGCGGGGGGTAGAGAGAGGGAGGCAGCTTGGGGAAGGGGCCCGTGAGGTACGGGTTAAAGTTCCAGGGGTACTCAGGGAAGGCGCGGCCATAAGGACCCAGCAGGCCAGGGGGCTTGGAATAGCTGGGGGCACCTGGGGGGCACAGGGGTAGGTCAGGCTGGGGCGCCTGCCTGCCTGGGGACCAGTAAAGGGGGCTGCCTTCCTGCCATATCCCACCCCATCTCCCCACATCACTCCTACATGGCATCTTACCCCCTCACACAGCTTCCCCCAACTCCATCTCCTCCCACTCCCCCACTTGTCTTCCCATTCCTTAGGCACCCCTGAAAGCCCTTGTCCCCCTCATTTCCCCTCCCTCATGTCACATCCTTTTCTgggttttacacacacacacacacacacacacacacacacacacacacacacacacaccctacagcCTGGCCCTGGGCCCCCTTCCCCGTCTCTTTTCTCATCCTCTTCCCTCAAGCCTGCAGCTTCTCCCACCATGCCCCCAGCACCCCAGAACCTCCAGGCTCTTACCAGAGCTCAGGAACGGGAAAGGGCTGTCCAGACGCAGTTTATCTGTCTCGGAGGTGAACAGGGGTGTCCGGGCCCCTGGCTCTCCCAGGCGTGGGGCAGAGAACAGGGTTTGCAGGGTCTGGAGAGGGAGTGGGGGAAGCCGCCCTGCTCAGACTGTCCCCTCCCCAGAGTGGGCACCAAGTGCCTCGGTTCCAGGACCCCAGTACCCAGACTCACCtcaggggtgaggggaggagcATCTGGCCCTGGGGCCCCCCCAAAGGGACTGGGGGTCAGCAAGAGTGGGGAGCCAGTGGCAGCTGCCGCCATGTCCAGCAGCGGGTAATTGACAAGCacgactttgctgaagttgaacTTGTAGGTGAACCTCTTCCCTTTGGTCTTGTGGAGAATCCGCTTGTTGTAGTAGTAACTGTGGGGAGAGCGGTGGTGTTGGGGAGGTGCAGGGGGAGCCCTGGGGCAGGATCTGGGGTATCTTAATGCGTATGCTGTCCCAGGCATGGTGCACAGAGCACTAGaacttggggaaactgaggctcacagaagtCCCTTAACGGGGATCACAGGGCAAGGAAGGGATGAGGCAGGAGCGGGGACCCTGCCCTGCGAGACTCCAAAGCCCAGGTTTAGGGGTCCTTCCTCCTTGCCTCCCTTCCACTCAGAAGTAGCGATGGTGGCTATTCACGCACAGCCCTGTGCCTTGTGGGATCCAGCAGGAACCTGCCCCGGGATGCAGAGGGGGCACCAGAGGGACAGTGAGGGGCAAAGGACAAGGTGGGATCCAGCCCCGAGCCCTTCCTCACCGCAGGGCCCGGCTCAGCTTGTCGTAATTCATGTGGGGCTTGCATTTGCGAATACCCCACAGCCGGGCCACCTCATCGGGGTCTTTGATGACGAATTCCCCGTAGTCCCCCTGCCAGGCGATGACGCCCTGGTACTCTTCCTTCTGCAGCAGCTCCAGGATAAAGTGCCACAGCTGGATCTGCCTTGAGCCAGGGGATGACTCTGGCTTGTAGGCCCAATCCGGGAAGGCAAACCCTGGGGATGGGAGGCAGGGAGTGGGCTGGGGTCAGGATGCCATGTCCAGGGCTCTGGGTCTTACTGGACTCAGTAACCTGGGAGGCATCTAGTTCTCCTCCAACCTCAGGCATCTTTAGGGACCTGGTTCCCACTCTCCAAACCTCCTCCCCTGGTGTCTGGTCCCCAAATTATCCAAATAAGGGCAAGAACCCAGTCATCCAGGGACTGTGGGTTGGTACCAGTCTGATCCCCTACCTTGGCATAGCTCCCCCAGGCTCAGCATTCAGAGGTGGAGTTGGGAGGGACTGGCTTCCTGCACCCATgacagtgaggaggaatgggagggaggggcacccgcctCCAATAGCGTTAGTCCTCTCACTGCCCCCAGCTAGCCAGGAGGTCTCTGGTCTCTTGTACCCTGCAGTGCCCCCAGCTCTTGCTGTCTCTGTTCCCCATTCCCTGTCCCCTGCTCCACCTTTCGACATTCCCCAGAGTCCCCCACTGACCCATCCTGGCATATCCAGGCTGGGGCTCTGTGTATGTCTACCTGCCTGTGTATTTGTACCTTTCCCGTCCCTGTGTCCCCTCCACCCCATATCCATGCCCATGTCCATCCAAGAGCAGTCCAgaacagggtgtgtgtgtgtgcgcgtggaCACACACATGCCCACGGAAGACATGTCACACAGACATCAGTTCACTTGCCTGAGACACACAGCCACACTGGGACACAGGGACACCGGAGTGCCACACTCATGCTGGGGGCCACCAAGGCTGACATGGCAGACACAGGCTGCACAAGACTCAAGGTCACGTCATCTCAACAACCCCACAGTGCACACCCATCACAACACACAATTACACATCTCAAGACTAGGACTTACTAACAACACAAATGCATGACAAGACACACACAGGACCCCAAATGCCCAAAGAACACACTGTACGATGGAGATGGTGAACACAGCACCAAGATATCCATGTCCCCAGACACACAGGGTGGCAGCATGTCAGTAGAGCAACTACCCAAACCCGCACACAGAGGCACCCACTTGTCAGCACTGACACCCCCGACTCACTCAGCATCACGTCTCGCATGCAGAGGGGGTACTCCACTGTCCACATACCCCCAGGAGCTGGGCACCCTGAAATCTCACCTCCCATGCAGAAGGCCCCAAGCCCTGGGTCCAATTTCTGTGTTCACTCCTATGCCATATCCTctgtccccttccccctcctcagAGACCCCAGACCCAGGCATGAAAATAGAAGGCAGAGTGAGTCCATAAAAAGCTGGCAGCAGTGCGGGAGAGAGGAGACTCCTGTGCGCCTGGGCAGGGGAGACCAGCATCGCCGTGTCCACTTGCTGTGTGATTACGGGCAGGCCCTTACGCTCTCTGGTTTAGAACTTCAGAGGTGGAAGGCAAGGGGGTGCAGGGTCCCACCCAGGCTGCCTGGTATAGAAAAGTGGGTGCTTGTGCCTCCCGGCCTGAAGGCCGGGGAGCTCCAGGCAGTCTCCTTGAGGGAGAATTTGTATCTCAATTCATTTTGGGCTCTTTCTCACCTCCCATGACAGGGCTGGATCCAGACGCCAGCTCTGACCTATTCCACACCCAGAACACATCCTACTGGGGAGGCAACTGtatcacagacacacccacaggACCCCAAGGTGACAGTGGGACACCCAGCCTCGATACTCCATCTGTCCTCGAATGCACACCCTCATATATGTCGTACCTATGAGGCACAGGCACAGCTAGAGAGAGGACCCCCAAACTCAGtaggcagacacacacacgtgATAGAAAAACCCCCAGAATTCACTCATGTGCACATGGACCCTACGCTGAAAACCAGACACAGCCCCCAACACAGAGGCCCAGGGATGCATCCCCCCCACAGCCCCAAATGCACCAAGACATCCATTCGGAACGCCATACACCACGAGACAGACCACAAGAAACAGGCAAAGGCTCCTCACCCCACTCAGGCAGAGGCACAGTCGGCGAGCCGGCAGACACCCCCATCCCAAAATGCAGACACGCCTAGCCCAGAGACACTCAAGTAGCCTCAGATGTGCACGTACAAGCAAATACACAAGCTCACACAAAGACAGGCTGTGCAGACACATTCTTCCAGTGTGACCCCTTCTAGAAACACTGAAGTGTGACACAGGGACACACTCTGAAATGAGACCCCAAATAACCAaggacagagtctctgtctctgtctctctctcacacacacacacccacacccctccCGCTGCACATCAGCATGGGGTCTGACCAGCTTCACCG is part of the Nomascus leucogenys isolate Asia chromosome 17, Asia_NLE_v1, whole genome shotgun sequence genome and encodes:
- the ERFL gene encoding ETS domain-containing transcription factor ERF — encoded protein: MDCSCVSDLLFAPPALPALWTPGFAFPDWAYKPESSPGSRQIQLWHFILELLQKEEYQGVIAWQGDYGEFVIKDPDEVARLWGIRKCKPHMNYDKLSRALRYYYNKRILHKTKGKRFTYKFNFSKVVLVNYPLLDMAAAATGSPLLLTPSPFGGAPGPDAPPLTPETLQTLFSAPRLGEPGARTPLFTSETDKLRLDSPFPFLSSGAPSYSKPPGLLGPYGRAFPEYPWNFNPYLTGPFPKLPPSLYPPHFYPNPLASSLGHLPSAGAGGGPTAVPLLASTGEGLGPERPSGLAAAPRLALPGTGGPEAALGGKEDSDSELEITDVSGCSSDSEGDEGLPAPPKAKAGKGGAGS